One part of the Populus alba chromosome 18, ASM523922v2, whole genome shotgun sequence genome encodes these proteins:
- the LOC118033247 gene encoding pathogenesis-related protein PR-1, translating to MRAQLFFVLIHFTIITTNVILVTSQSSSLAETPLKKVDNETIYKVSKQLCWGCLGESLQFLFAHNLVRAAKWELPLMWDFQLQKYAGWWAGLRKADCKLQHSFPEYDFKLGENIYWGSGSTWTPTDAVGAWAGEEKYYNYAQNTCQEGQMCGHYTQIVWKTTRRIGCARVVCDDGDVFMTCNYDPPGNYVGERPY from the coding sequence atgagagcACAATTGTTCTTCGTCCTTATCCACTTCACCATCATCACTACCAACGTCATTTTAGTCACTTCCCAGTCATCTTCATTAGCAGAAACACCGCTAAAAAAGGTTGATAATGAGACCATTTACAAGGTCTCCAAGCAGCTCTGTTGGGGTTGCTTAGGAGAGTCACTGCAATTCTTGTTTGCGCATAATTTAGTTAGGGCAGCCAAATGGGAGCTCCCCTTGATGTGGGACTTTCAGCTTCAGAAATATGCAGGATGGTGGGCTGGCCTGAGAAAAGCAGACTGCAAACTGCAACATTCGTTCCCTGAATATGATTTCAAGCTAGGAGAAAACATTTACTGGGGGAGCGGCTCCACATGGACACCGACCGACGCGGTGGGGGCCTGGGCCGGTGAAGAGAAGTACTATAATTATGCACAAAACACATGTCAGGAGGGTCAAATGTGCGGACACTATACACAGATTGTGTGGAAGACTACGAGGAGAATTGGGTGTGCTCGTGTTGTCTGTGATGATGGGGATGTGTTTATGACTTGTAACTATGATCCTCCTGGTAATTATGTTGGCGAAAGGCCATATTAG
- the LOC118033226 gene encoding pathogenesis-related protein PR-1, whose product MFPLPNPHKYKCTMTPSKIPERKVKLFVLQMHSWHASIAIFIILISSSHAVITKRPNPNLSTANRFLAPQNAVRASLRIRPLVWDAKLERYAQRYANQRRSDCALKHSNGPYGENIFWGSGSGWTPAQAAVAWVSERKCYDYRSNSCARGEECGHYTQVVWRNTRRIGCARVICFGGRGVFMTCNYDPPGNYIGEKPY is encoded by the coding sequence ATGTTTCCTCTACCAAATCCTCATAAATATAAGTGTACAATGACCCCTTCTAAAATTCCCGAAAGAAAGGTTAAATTATTTGTTCTGCAAATGCATTCTTGGCATGCTTCCATCGCCATTTTTATCATTCTCATTTCGAGCTCCCATGCTGTCATCACAAAACGACCAAATCCCAACCTTAGCACGGCAAACCGATTCTTGGCTCCTCAAAATGCTGTCCGAGCCTCATTGAGGATCCGACCATTAGTGTGGGATGCAAAATTGGAACGTTACGCACAAAGGTACGCCAACCAGAGGCGCTCTGACTGTGCGTTAAAGCATTCTAATGGACCTTACGGCGAGAACATCTTCTGGGGTAGTGGCAGTGGCTGGACTCCAGCTCAGGCGGCCGTGGCGTGGGTCTCGGAGCGTAAATGTTATGATTATAGGTCTAATTCTTGTGCCCGGGGCGAAGAATGTGGACATTATACTCAAGTTGTGTGGAGGAATACAAGAAGAATTGGGTGTGCTAGAGTGATTTGTTTTGGTGGACGAGGTGttttcatgacctgcaactatGATCCTCCTGGGAATTACATAGGAGAAAAGCCTTATTGA